Sequence from the Cuniculiplasma divulgatum genome:
AAAGGACATGTAAAACCCGCTTATGAAGTCAAAGAAACCTATTGCCAGAGCTGGCACCACAAGGTTTCGTATCTGTTCCTCGTTTCCCCTCGCCTTGAAATAGTAATAGAAGGCTCCCAGGAAAGTTCCCATTGCAAGTCCTATCAGCATTACTGCCAACGGATCAACAAATGTCATTTTATCACCAACATAAAATCTTACCTTACGAATTAAACAATTAACCTGAGATGTAAGATACTTCATTTATCTATATGAATCCATACTGAGAAAGACGAAATTCGATGTCAGGTATCTTATATCTGTCACAGAGCTTATACTTTGAGGAAAGTACAGATTTAATAATATTCCCGCAATTCAAAATTATGTTCTCTGGACTTCATATTTCTATTAAAAAAAGTGACCGGATTCTGCTGCATCGTTTCCCATCACGTAATTCAAACAGAATTCACCGCGAAGTCTGGGGATGAGAAAGTTGCCTGACAGTTTTGACAGCATCTCCGCTGCTGAAAGCCTTAAAGTTCTCAAGTCAACTGAGGCAGGTTTAACCACAAATGATGCCATTGAACGCCGGAAAACCTACGGCCGAAACATAATCGAGGAAAAAAAGGAGAGCGGCGTCATGAAGCTGCTCCGTAAATTCTGGGCTCCCGTTCCATGGATGCTGGAAATTACGGCAGTTTTCACTTATCTTATAGGAAAGCAGCTTGATACCTATATAATAGTCGCGTTGCTCATATTCAACAGCATCATAAGCTATTTCCAGGAATCGAAGGCAGACGATGCTGTGGAGATGCTAACTGAAAGAGTTAACGTCTCAGCCAGAGCAGTGAGGGACGGAAAATGGAACCTCATTCCCGCAGCAGAGCTGGTTCCCGGTGACATAGTGCATGTAAGAATGGGTGACATAGTTCCTGCTGATATCAAGATAATCTCCGGGGAAGTTCTTTCAGACCAGTCTGCCCTTACAGGTGAATCTGAGCCAGTACGAAAAGGGAAGGATGGAAGAATATATTCCGGGACAGTTGCCAAGGGTGGGGAGGCAACAGGCGTCGTGGTGGCGACTGGAAGCAACACATTCTATGGAAAAACAACTGAACTTGTTAACAGGGCAAAGGCCGGTTCACATCTTGAGTCACTGATACTTTCAATAGTGAAATACCTGGCAGCAATAGATGCTGCTCTTGTCATAGCCCTTATAGCTTTCGCCATTTTATATGGTGTATCGATCCTGGAGGCTCTGCCCTTCTCACTTGTCGTTCTGATTGCGTCCATTCCTGTTGCCCTGCCTGCAACCTTCACCATTGCAACAGCATACGGCGCAGTTGATCTTTCCAGGAAGGGTGCCCTGGTTACAAGACTGAGCGCAGTGGAGGATGCCGCATCCATGGATTCCATATGCTTTGACAAGACCGGCACCCTGACACAGAACAGGATTTCCGTTGTGGATCCCATTGCCATGGGATGCAATTCCAGCGACCTTATCAGGTATGCAATGCTCGCGTCTGACGAGGCCAGTCTGGATTCCATAGACATGGCAATACTGGCCTATGGAAAGGCAAACGGAATAGATACAGGACCGGTAACCAGAGTAAAGTTCACCCCTTTCAGCCCGGCCCTGAAACGCACTGAAGCCACTTTCCAGATCAATGGAACCACAGCAACCGTGACAAAGGGCGCCCCACAGGTGATTGCACAGCTGTGTCACAATAATGATCCTGAAGAGGTCATGTCAAAGGTCAGGGATCTGTCACTGAAGGGTTACAGGTCGCTTGGTGTTGCCCTCATGAATGGTGATGAACGGAAGTTCTGCGGCATAATACCGCTACATGATCCACCAAGGCCAGATTCTGCCAAACTTGTTGGGCAACTCGAGGATCTTGGAGTGAAAGCCAGAATGGTGACAGGAGATTCGACGCCAATTGCCATGGAAATAGCCAGGGAGGTGGGAATAGGAGAGAGAATATGCAGAATGGCTGATATTAAGGCCGGGACCGTGAATATCGATGACTGCGATTCCTTTGCTGAAGTCTTCCCTGAAGATAAGTTCACCATAGTGACCATGCTGCAGAAGGAGGGGCATATTTCAGGCATGACCGGCGATGGCGTTAACGATGCACCGGCCCTTAAACAGGCGGAAGTGGGAATAGCCGTTGCGTCCGCCACGGATGTGGCCAAAGCCTCCGCCAGTATTGTCCTGACTCACGAGGGGATTTCAGACATTGTAAGTGCTGTGGAGGATGGCAGGAAGATTTTTCAGAGGATGCTGACATACACCCTCAACAAGATAATAAAAACAATCCAGGTGGCGCTGTTCCTCACAACATCATTCTTTATCTACCGCTTCTTTGTTACAACTCCATTTGATGTCATACTGCTGCTCTTCGCAAATGACTTTGTCACCATGTCAATAGCCACGGACAACGTGAGCTATTCCAGAAATCCTGAGAAGTGGAATGTCAGATCACTGGTGGGATCGTCCATGAGCCTTGCCATACTCATACTTGTGGAATCATTTGCCATACTGGAAATCGGACTCTTGCTTGGATTGAACGTGAGCCAGATACATACATTCATATTTGACATGCTGGTATTTTCCGGACAGTTTACTGTATACATGGTGAGGTCCAGAAGGAGATTCTGGGATTCAAGACCAAGCAGGTGGCTGTTGACTGCATCCGCAGCAGACATAGTGGCAATATCCCTTATTTCATGGCTTGGCATACTTGTCACGCCAATACCTCTGATGAATGTGCTCCTTGTGCTGCTCCTGACCTTTGTGGCCATGGCCCTTATTGACCTGGGAAAGAATGTAATTTTCCGTCACTTCAGCATATGAACTGTTGCATTCCATGACCGGGTGACAAGATGCTGCCGGGAAAGCATGAATCCATGCCTATGAATACAGCAAATGAAAAATGAGAAAGGCAAGGGAAAAGATCCTTTTTCCCCGGTATCTTATCTCACTATGAGTACCGAAACTGGAGAGTCAGCAGAAACCCGTTCAGACACTGATCCAAACAGTATGCCCTTGCGGAATCCGTGCTTCCTGTTTCCCATGACTATGAGGTCCCCTTTGAACTCCTTTATTGTATTGAGTATTGATGAAACAGGCTCACCGGTTCTCACTATACCATGAACCTTATCCAGACCGTTGTTCCTGAGGGTCTTTGCGATCTCCTCAATTCTCTCCTTTGATTCCTTGACAATTGCATCATTCTGTTCCATCAGTATTTCCGCTGCTCCAGCAGAATCACCAATTGGAGCGTACACTGGCTTGACAACATTGAGCAGATATAGCGTCGCCTCACTGTTCTGACCCACCAGAGACGCTGCAAATTCAACTGCCTTCATGGATTCCTCAGAAAAATCAACTGCGCATATTATACTCTTTATTTTTTGCTTCATATCCATATTTACCACCAGTGAACCATTATGGTTTTTTCAAATCAGTCCATGTTTTCATGACTTATGTGGTTATAAATTATTACCCTGCAATATGAGTCACATCCCGTACACTGCCCTTCTCATTCTTTCGTAGATTGAGTAGATGAACACCAACGATGATACCCCGGTAATGCCATGTTTCCGGGACCAGTCTATCTCCTTGACCAGGTATGTAAGGTGGTGGCTTTTGTCCTCGTGAGGCGTGTAATCCTCGCCGTTAATGTAACTCATTATATTGTTTATTATTCTGTTCTTCTCACTGTATTCGATATACCCGAGCCTGCTCCCGACCTCCACCATTTTTATGCCGGAAAGGTATGTGGCCTTGACCATTTCTGCCTTCGACATCCACTTTGTTTCATAGTTCAGGAAATCGTCCCATGACTTTCCCCTGTCCAGAAGGTTGTAGTAATCCATGATTTTTCTGGCAAATATGGTAAACCCGTATTTTTCAGGCATTTCGTAAAACAGTGATCCTGGATCAAGGAATGGAGCCAGTGGAGAAATAAAACCATATACTGGCATTTCTGCATTGCCGTAATCACTGGAGAGGTGTTCGGAATATGATGCATCCTTCATTACGTCCACCAGGGTCTGGTTTGGCAGGCCTATGGAAAAGTAGACATCAAACTTCTTGGAGCCGTACTCCCTGGCAAGAGCTATTGATTTCTCCAGTTCCTCATTGGAGTAAAATCTTCCAGTGGCATTTCTAATTTTCATGTCTGAAGAATCAGGAGATATCTCGCAGGAGAAGTCTTTGATTTTAGTGGAAAGATACTGGAAATATTCCCTTCCCGGTGGAACAAAATATTCGGTGAGCAGAGGCATGTCCAGTCCTCTTGAACTGAATTCCGAGAAAAGCTCCCTGTAGTATTTTTCACCGGCCTGGTTTATATCTCCTGCTATGAAAACAGGCGAGTTTATGGTCTCCTTCACCGATTCCAGTTCTTCTGCAATCCTTTCAGGAGACCTTTTCACCGGAGAGGTGGAAAAGTATCTGTTCTTGTATGCGAAATTTGATCCACCGCAGAATCCGCAGTTATACTGGCATCCCCTCTGAATCAGAGTCATTGCCACAGGGTTCTTTATCCATGCATAATATGGCAGATGCCCCCGGATATCATGGTATTTGATGGAGTTCCTGACAAGAATTTTATAATTTATGAAAACCTCAGCAGTGGGATCATCGTCCTTCAATGGAGGGTTTCTCCTTATTTTTCCTCCGTCCCTGTAAAGCAGGTTCGGAACGTTTTCAAGGCTGGAACCTTTCTCAACCGCATCCAGGAGGCTTATGAGCTGCTTCTCAACAAAATCTCCAGCCAGTATGAAATCAACTGCCTCATTGCTCTGCATTATGTCCTCTGCGAAATACGATGAGGAGAATCCGCCCAGAAGAACCTTCCTGTCGGGATGCAGTTTCTTGACAATCCTTGCTATATTGAAGGCGCCATGCACGTGAGGAAGCCAGTGCAGATCAATCCCATAGATTGCAGCATCAATATTCTTGATGTACTTCTCCGCGTCGAACCTGTCATCAGAGAGCATCAGAACCGCAAGATTGGAAATCCTTCCGTTGAAGCCCTGAGATATTGCATAATTCAGCATGCTTATGAAACCTACAGGGTACATTTCAAAAACGGGAGTGGATGGCACCACATCGCCTATGGGCCCCTCCTTGAGGTTGCGTTTCCTGAAATCATAGATGCTGGGGGCATGAATAAAGGCAATGTCGGTATTCATAAGATATGTAACCTCACTGAGTACAAAATGGTTACAGCTTAACTGTTAGTCCTGAAGGAGCAGCATCCTGTCAGCAAAATCTGTTATGATGCCGTAACACCCTGCTTCCTTCATGACCTTCGCAATTCCAGGATCGTTTACAGTCCATGGAAAGATTTTCTTACCATGCTCGGAAAGGAGTCTGATATCATCCGCAGCGTGGTATGTATAATCAGGAATAAGTATGCTGTATGAATCTATTATTGATTCTGGATCCATTCCTCGTTCAACATAGAATGCCATTGATTCCCTGTCATAAATGATCCCGATCTGCTGACGCCTGTCAAGTTCACGGTACAGGCGCAGACCATCATGATCAAATGATGTTATTATGACATTCTCCTTCATCTTGGACGATACAATAACTTCCCTGATCCTTCCGCACACATTTCTCCTGTAGGAAACATCCCTTGTGGCTGAGATTTTCAATTCCACGAAAACAGCCTTTCCGGAAAGGGATTCAAGGGCTTCCTTGAGGGTTGGGATGGGTTCGGAACCTGCAACCTTCAGGTTTCTTATTTCACCAAAGTTCATTGCAGATATTGGAGTATCCTGACCGCACATCCTCCCTATGGTGAAATCGTGAAACACCACCGGTACGCCATCCTTTGAAAGCTGGACATCCAGTTCCACTCCATCAGCTCCTGATGAGAGTGCCATCCTGAATGACTTCAGTGTGTTTTCCGGTGCAGAACCGGGCA
This genomic interval carries:
- a CDS encoding plasma-membrane proton-efflux P-type ATPase, encoding MRKLPDSFDSISAAESLKVLKSTEAGLTTNDAIERRKTYGRNIIEEKKESGVMKLLRKFWAPVPWMLEITAVFTYLIGKQLDTYIIVALLIFNSIISYFQESKADDAVEMLTERVNVSARAVRDGKWNLIPAAELVPGDIVHVRMGDIVPADIKIISGEVLSDQSALTGESEPVRKGKDGRIYSGTVAKGGEATGVVVATGSNTFYGKTTELVNRAKAGSHLESLILSIVKYLAAIDAALVIALIAFAILYGVSILEALPFSLVVLIASIPVALPATFTIATAYGAVDLSRKGALVTRLSAVEDAASMDSICFDKTGTLTQNRISVVDPIAMGCNSSDLIRYAMLASDEASLDSIDMAILAYGKANGIDTGPVTRVKFTPFSPALKRTEATFQINGTTATVTKGAPQVIAQLCHNNDPEEVMSKVRDLSLKGYRSLGVALMNGDERKFCGIIPLHDPPRPDSAKLVGQLEDLGVKARMVTGDSTPIAMEIAREVGIGERICRMADIKAGTVNIDDCDSFAEVFPEDKFTIVTMLQKEGHISGMTGDGVNDAPALKQAEVGIAVASATDVAKASASIVLTHEGISDIVSAVEDGRKIFQRMLTYTLNKIIKTIQVALFLTTSFFIYRFFVTTPFDVILLLFANDFVTMSIATDNVSYSRNPEKWNVRSLVGSSMSLAILILVESFAILEIGLLLGLNVSQIHTFIFDMLVFSGQFTVYMVRSRRRFWDSRPSRWLLTASAADIVAISLISWLGILVTPIPLMNVLLVLLLTFVAMALIDLGKNVIFRHFSI
- a CDS encoding universal stress protein, which gives rise to MDMKQKIKSIICAVDFSEESMKAVEFAASLVGQNSEATLYLLNVVKPVYAPIGDSAGAAEILMEQNDAIVKESKERIEEIAKTLRNNGLDKVHGIVRTGEPVSSILNTIKEFKGDLIVMGNRKHGFRKGILFGSVSERVSADSPVSVLIVR
- a CDS encoding TIGR04190 family B12-binding domain/radical SAM domain protein gives rise to the protein MNTDIAFIHAPSIYDFRKRNLKEGPIGDVVPSTPVFEMYPVGFISMLNYAISQGFNGRISNLAVLMLSDDRFDAEKYIKNIDAAIYGIDLHWLPHVHGAFNIARIVKKLHPDRKVLLGGFSSSYFAEDIMQSNEAVDFILAGDFVEKQLISLLDAVEKGSSLENVPNLLYRDGGKIRRNPPLKDDDPTAEVFINYKILVRNSIKYHDIRGHLPYYAWIKNPVAMTLIQRGCQYNCGFCGGSNFAYKNRYFSTSPVKRSPERIAEELESVKETINSPVFIAGDINQAGEKYYRELFSEFSSRGLDMPLLTEYFVPPGREYFQYLSTKIKDFSCEISPDSSDMKIRNATGRFYSNEELEKSIALAREYGSKKFDVYFSIGLPNQTLVDVMKDASYSEHLSSDYGNAEMPVYGFISPLAPFLDPGSLFYEMPEKYGFTIFARKIMDYYNLLDRGKSWDDFLNYETKWMSKAEMVKATYLSGIKMVEVGSRLGYIEYSEKNRIINNIMSYINGEDYTPHEDKSHHLTYLVKEIDWSRKHGITGVSSLVFIYSIYERMRRAVYGM
- a CDS encoding glycerophosphodiester phosphodiesterase gives rise to the protein MSDGQKNFLIIGHRGLPGSAPENTLKSFRMALSSGADGVELDVQLSKDGVPVVFHDFTIGRMCGQDTPISAMNFGEIRNLKVAGSEPIPTLKEALESLSGKAVFVELKISATRDVSYRRNVCGRIREVIVSSKMKENVIITSFDHDGLRLYRELDRRQQIGIIYDRESMAFYVERGMDPESIIDSYSILIPDYTYHAADDIRLLSEHGKKIFPWTVNDPGIAKVMKEAGCYGIITDFADRMLLLQD